Genomic segment of Methermicoccus shengliensis DSM 18856:
TGATCAAGTGATCAAGAATGATAGTCAAGCGGGTCATCGAGGAGAAGCCGCTCACCCTCGCTGAGGTGAGGGAGGCGCTACAGAGAGTAAAGGAGCAAAGGCTTTCGGAGGATGAGGGCACCGAGCTACCATATGAGTTCAGAAGAGCGCTCGCCCATGCGGAGACGTTTGCCAAGCTGACACCCGAGCGGGCAAGGGAGCTGGTGGAGAGGCTGAGCACGCTCGAGAAGATGAAGCCAGAGATTGCAGTGAGAATTGCAGACATCCTCCCGATGAGCCGGGATGAGTTGAGGGCGCTGTATGCAAAGGAGAGATTCACCCTGAGCACTGAGGAGCTGGACCAGATTCTCGCCATCGTCTCGGAGGTTGCCATAGAGGGCTAAGCCACTTAGCCAACTCTTTTATTGAGGACGGACAGAGTATTGTATAGGGGTGAGTTTGTGCCAGAGAGGTCCAAAAAGCCAGAAAAAGAAGGGTATGCATGGGTGCTCGACTATCTCCCATACGGTGCTCTGGATGAATCCAAGCCCCTATACCAGCGTAAGCCAGTGGTCCAGGCAGTGGGTGAGAAGCACTTCGTGCTCATTGAGCTCGTGCCCAAGGAGGGTGTGGTGGTTGAGCCCCACCAGAGGGTATACATAGGAGACAAGGAGCGAGAGCTCATAGACCACGTGAAGCGGAGAATAAAGTATGCCGAGCTCTCGCATGGTGCC
This window contains:
- a CDS encoding RNA polymerase Rpb4 family protein — translated: MIVKRVIEEKPLTLAEVREALQRVKEQRLSEDEGTELPYEFRRALAHAETFAKLTPERARELVERLSTLEKMKPEIAVRIADILPMSRDELRALYAKERFTLSTEELDQILAIVSEVAIEG